From a region of the Vidua macroura isolate BioBank_ID:100142 chromosome 25, ASM2450914v1, whole genome shotgun sequence genome:
- the LSM10 gene encoding U7 snRNA-associated Sm-like protein LSm10 isoform X1 → MVRGQVCVEGLVRLQVCVQGLIHVQVCVCSGVCSGAGPWAGFGPCTGVCVQVCEQGLVHGQDLVHVQVCVCVQGLVCGQDLVHVQVCVCRCVCAGAGPWAGFGPCTGVCVCRCVCRGWSVGRIWSMYRCVYAGVCAGAGPCAGVCAGAGPWAGFGPCTGVCMQVCVQGLVRVQVCVQGLARGQDLGHVPVCVQAHGKGLLGVRHSRWVSPAPVPGPCPAAAAMEVSHSLKERTIAENSLVILLQGLRGRVTTVELRDESAAAGRVTSVDAFMNVRLAEVTFTDRRGAVSRLDELFVTGRNVRYVHIPDEVDIRATIEEQLRAIHRVRFFGGRDKGRREFPRAKHK, encoded by the exons ATGGTCCGTGGGCAGGTGTGTGTGGAGGGCTTGGTCCGTCtgcaggtgtgtgtgcaggggctgatccatgtacaggt GTGTGTGTGTTCAGGTGTGTGTTCAGGGGCTGGCCCGTGGGCAGGATTTGGTCCAtgtacaggtgtgtgtgtgcaggtgtgtgagCAGGGGCTGGTCCATGGGCAGGATTTGGTCCAcgtgcaggtgtgtgtgtgtgtgcaggggctgGTCTGTGGGCAGGATTTGGTCCAtgtacaggtgtgtgtgtgcaggt gtgtgtgtgcaggggctgGCCCGTGGGCAGGATTTGGTCCAtgtacaggtgtgtgtgtgtgcaggtgtgtgtgcaggggctgGTCTGTGGGCAGGATTTGGTCCATGTACAGGTGTGTGTAtgcaggtgtgtgtgcaggggctgGTCcgtgtgcaggtgtgtgtgcaggggctgGCCCGTGGGCAGGATTTGGTCCATGTACAGGTGTGTGTAtgcaggtgtgtgtgcaggggctgGTCcgtgtgcaggtgtgtgtgcaggggctgGCCCGTGGGCAGGATTTGGGCCACGTGCCCGTGTGCGTGCAGGCCCatgggaaggggctgctgggTGTGAGGCACAGCAggtgggtgtccccagcccctgtccccggCCCCTGTCCCGCCGCAGCCGCCATGGAGGTGAGCCACTCCCTGAAGGAGCGCACCATCGCCGAGAACAGCCTGGTGATCCTGCTGCAGGGCCTGCGCGGCCGCGTCACCACCGTGGAGCTGCGCGACGAGAGCGCGGCCGCGGGGCGCGTCACCAGCGTGGACGCCTTCATGAACGTGCGCCTGGCCGAGGTGACCTTCACGGACAGGCGGGGCGCCGTGTCCCGGCTGGACGAGCTCTTCGTGACCGGCAGGAACGTCCGCTACGTGCACATCCCCGACGAGGTGGACATCCGGGCCACCATCGAGGAGCAGCTGCGGGCCATCCACAGGGTGCGGTTCTTCGGGGGCCGCGACAAGGGCCGCAGGGAGTTCCCTCGTGCCAAGCACAAGTGA
- the LSM10 gene encoding U7 snRNA-associated Sm-like protein LSm10 isoform X2 — MYRCVCSGVCSGAGPWAGFGPCTGVCVQVCEQGLVHGQDLVHVQVCVCVQGLVCGQDLVHVQVCVCRCVCAGAGPWAGFGPCTGVCVCRCVCRGWSVGRIWSMYRCVYAGVCAGAGPCAGVCAGAGPWAGFGPCTGVCMQVCVQGLVRVQVCVQGLARGQDLGHVPVCVQAHGKGLLGVRHSRWVSPAPVPGPCPAAAAMEVSHSLKERTIAENSLVILLQGLRGRVTTVELRDESAAAGRVTSVDAFMNVRLAEVTFTDRRGAVSRLDELFVTGRNVRYVHIPDEVDIRATIEEQLRAIHRVRFFGGRDKGRREFPRAKHK, encoded by the exons ATGTACAGGTGTGTGTGTTCAGGTGTGTGTTCAGGGGCTGGCCCGTGGGCAGGATTTGGTCCAtgtacaggtgtgtgtgtgcaggtgtgtgagCAGGGGCTGGTCCATGGGCAGGATTTGGTCCAcgtgcaggtgtgtgtgtgtgtgcaggggctgGTCTGTGGGCAGGATTTGGTCCAtgtacaggtgtgtgtgtgcaggt gtgtgtgtgcaggggctgGCCCGTGGGCAGGATTTGGTCCAtgtacaggtgtgtgtgtgtgcaggtgtgtgtgcaggggctgGTCTGTGGGCAGGATTTGGTCCATGTACAGGTGTGTGTAtgcaggtgtgtgtgcaggggctgGTCcgtgtgcaggtgtgtgtgcaggggctgGCCCGTGGGCAGGATTTGGTCCATGTACAGGTGTGTGTAtgcaggtgtgtgtgcaggggctgGTCcgtgtgcaggtgtgtgtgcaggggctgGCCCGTGGGCAGGATTTGGGCCACGTGCCCGTGTGCGTGCAGGCCCatgggaaggggctgctgggTGTGAGGCACAGCAggtgggtgtccccagcccctgtccccggCCCCTGTCCCGCCGCAGCCGCCATGGAGGTGAGCCACTCCCTGAAGGAGCGCACCATCGCCGAGAACAGCCTGGTGATCCTGCTGCAGGGCCTGCGCGGCCGCGTCACCACCGTGGAGCTGCGCGACGAGAGCGCGGCCGCGGGGCGCGTCACCAGCGTGGACGCCTTCATGAACGTGCGCCTGGCCGAGGTGACCTTCACGGACAGGCGGGGCGCCGTGTCCCGGCTGGACGAGCTCTTCGTGACCGGCAGGAACGTCCGCTACGTGCACATCCCCGACGAGGTGGACATCCGGGCCACCATCGAGGAGCAGCTGCGGGCCATCCACAGGGTGCGGTTCTTCGGGGGCCGCGACAAGGGCCGCAGGGAGTTCCCTCGTGCCAAGCACAAGTGA
- the LSM10 gene encoding U7 snRNA-associated Sm-like protein LSm10 isoform X3, whose amino-acid sequence MQVCVQGLVRVQVCVQGLARGQDLGHVPVCVQAHGKGLLGVRHSRWVSPAPVPGPCPAAAAMEVSHSLKERTIAENSLVILLQGLRGRVTTVELRDESAAAGRVTSVDAFMNVRLAEVTFTDRRGAVSRLDELFVTGRNVRYVHIPDEVDIRATIEEQLRAIHRVRFFGGRDKGRREFPRAKHK is encoded by the coding sequence AtgcaggtgtgtgtgcaggggctgGTCcgtgtgcaggtgtgtgtgcaggggctgGCCCGTGGGCAGGATTTGGGCCACGTGCCCGTGTGCGTGCAGGCCCatgggaaggggctgctgggTGTGAGGCACAGCAggtgggtgtccccagcccctgtccccggCCCCTGTCCCGCCGCAGCCGCCATGGAGGTGAGCCACTCCCTGAAGGAGCGCACCATCGCCGAGAACAGCCTGGTGATCCTGCTGCAGGGCCTGCGCGGCCGCGTCACCACCGTGGAGCTGCGCGACGAGAGCGCGGCCGCGGGGCGCGTCACCAGCGTGGACGCCTTCATGAACGTGCGCCTGGCCGAGGTGACCTTCACGGACAGGCGGGGCGCCGTGTCCCGGCTGGACGAGCTCTTCGTGACCGGCAGGAACGTCCGCTACGTGCACATCCCCGACGAGGTGGACATCCGGGCCACCATCGAGGAGCAGCTGCGGGCCATCCACAGGGTGCGGTTCTTCGGGGGCCGCGACAAGGGCCGCAGGGAGTTCCCTCGTGCCAAGCACAAGTGA
- the LSM10 gene encoding U7 snRNA-associated Sm-like protein LSm10 isoform X4 — protein sequence MEVSHSLKERTIAENSLVILLQGLRGRVTTVELRDESAAAGRVTSVDAFMNVRLAEVTFTDRRGAVSRLDELFVTGRNVRYVHIPDEVDIRATIEEQLRAIHRVRFFGGRDKGRREFPRAKHK from the coding sequence ATGGAGGTGAGCCACTCCCTGAAGGAGCGCACCATCGCCGAGAACAGCCTGGTGATCCTGCTGCAGGGCCTGCGCGGCCGCGTCACCACCGTGGAGCTGCGCGACGAGAGCGCGGCCGCGGGGCGCGTCACCAGCGTGGACGCCTTCATGAACGTGCGCCTGGCCGAGGTGACCTTCACGGACAGGCGGGGCGCCGTGTCCCGGCTGGACGAGCTCTTCGTGACCGGCAGGAACGTCCGCTACGTGCACATCCCCGACGAGGTGGACATCCGGGCCACCATCGAGGAGCAGCTGCGGGCCATCCACAGGGTGCGGTTCTTCGGGGGCCGCGACAAGGGCCGCAGGGAGTTCCCTCGTGCCAAGCACAAGTGA